The genome window ACAAAAACCTGAGCGGCTGCTTTAGGAGCGATTCGCACCGTGTGCTGCCCCACCTTTGCCGTGAAGTCCCCTCCAAACGGCTCTCGTTCTAAAAGCGCCACCACGGAACCCGGAACAAGGTCGCGCTCTTTGAGATAACGCAATAGCACGGGGTCCTCATCCACCACTTGGTCTACGATATAGCGTCCAGGAATCGCCATCTCACTGAGAGGACGACCGGTAGAGGGCGTTACCATGAGATTGCGTGAGGGAATAGGAGCCCCATGCGGGCAGGTTGTTGGATGACCCAGCAGGTCATCTATGCGCGATTCGAAATCCTCACTGATATGGTGCTCCAGCCGCTCGGCCTCGGCATGAACCTCTTCCCAGCTGTAGCCAAGGGCATCTACCAAGTAGCGTTCGAGAAGACGATGATGCCGAATAATTTCCAGAGCCACCTTGCGCCCTCGCTCCGTCAGCTGAATGGCATGGTAGGGCGTGTGCTCCACGAGCTGCAACTCCGTTAGGCGACGCAGCATCTTGCTGACGGCGGGCGCGCTCACGTTCAGTCTTGAGGCCAAATCGGCCGTGTTGGCAGAGAGACCCTCAAATTCCATGTTGTAGATGGCCTTGAGATAGTCCTCTACCGACTGTCCGGGAAGATGACTTTGTGTTTCCATTGTTGTCACCTCGGGTTCACTTCTAATTAAACCATGGTTAATATACCATATTCCAAAATGGAAAGTTCCATTTTGATGGCTAGTCCATCCTGTTTTTAACGCATTTGATGACTTTAGAGAGCGGAAAACTAAGCGGTTGTTCTGCCTCACCTCTGCAGGTGGCAGAGGTAGAATGATTGGCTTTAGAGGATAGGTTCTACAATCTACCCTCCGTTTGTATTTGGAGAGGGCAGGTTGGCAAGGAGCAGGGCGCTAAGGCAGGCCAAGGAGGCCCCTAAGACAAAGGGGAGAAAGGCACGATATTGATAGAGCGCTCCTGCAATAAGGCTGGCAGGCAAAAGCGCGATCCCTACCACCATGTGATAGGCTCCTATCTGAGTGGCCAACTTGTCTGGGTCGGAAAAATCGGCGGTAAAGGCGCGTTGGACTCCCTGAGTAAGGGCGTAGTAGAGGCCGTACACCACAAAAAAGACGGCAAGGATGGCCTTGGATGGAGCTAACCCGATGCCCAAGTAGACCACCGCGAAAACAAGGTAGCCGGCTATAACAAGGGGTCTGCGCCCAATGCGATCGCCGAGAATGCCGATATTGTAGTCCAAGAGCACCTCCACCACGTTGAAAAGCGCGTAAAGTGCCATAACTCCTGTAGCCGAGTAGCCGATATCTTGAGCACGCAGCAGGAGAAAAGCGTCGCTGAAATTGCCAAGGTTGAAGAGAAAGACGATAACAAGGAATCGCCGATAGAGCGGGCTTAGCTCCGACCATTTGGGTAGGGAAAGGGCCGTTGCCGGTTTTTGATAGGTAGAGGAGGGCTTTTCATGAACGAACAGCAGGAGGGTAAGAACGGCAAGGAGGCCAGGAATGCCGGCCAAAAGGAAGATGGTACGTAACTGGTGCGATAGGTTGCCTCTTATCGCGTTCAAAATAAGAATGCCTAAAAGCGGCCCTATCACCGCACCAATGGTATCCATGGCACGATGCAGGCCGAAAGCCCGCCCTCGTAGCGCCATTGGGGTAGCTTCCGTGATGAGGGCATCGCGAGGTGCGGTGCGAATCCCCTTGCCTAACCTGTCTATAAGTCGGAGTAAAAGCGCGACAGGCCACAGGGTAACCGACGCCATGAGGGGCTTGGCCAAAGCGCTGCTGCCATAGCCGAAGACGGTGAGCGGCTTGCGCCGCCCAGAACGATCGGAGAGGTAGCCGGAAACAAGACGAAAAAGGCTGGCGACACTTTCCGCAAGCCCCTCGATAAGTCCCACGATAGAGGCTGGTACGCCCAACACAAGGGTAAGAAATCGAGGGATCTGCGTATAGGCCATCTCGGTGGATATATCCATGAAGAGGCTTACAAATCCGAGTGCGATCACTGTGTTGCTAAGGCGCTGCGGGGTTGTTTCAGCTTGTGTTTCCGTTTCGATAGACATCACGAACTCCTTCGGTAGTCTCTCCTATATGGCGTATGGCGCTTTTTGGGGCACTATGCGGTCTAGACTTCAGCTCCCTTTGCGGGAGTGAAGAGCAGGCGGAGCGTTTCCGCGATGTGTTTTAGCCCCAGCGTCTGCAAGGTACGATAGCCTTCTACCTCTGCAGTGATGGGGCCGTCGTAGCCGATCTCTTGAAGGGCTATGCCTACCCGCTCCCAAGGCACATCGCCTTGGGCTGGGTTGCAAAAACCATTGATATTGCCTATAGTGGTTCGGAAATCCTTTACATGCACCTTGCGAATGCGTTTGTTCAAAATGCGGATCCACTGATCCGGATAGCCGAAGGCAAGCACATTGCCTACATCGAAGTAGGCTCCCACATAGGGGTGGGCTATGGTGTCGAGCAACTGAGCAAATTCGAGAGGTGACAGCAGAAAGCGATTCCACACGTTTTCCACTCCAATATGCACGCCAAAACGCTCGGCTTCGGGGGCAAGGCGCTTTAACCCCTCTAAGGTGAGCCGGTAGACGACATCGTAGGGGGAATCGGGAGTCACCACGCCTGGCACCACAAGGGCGGTGTCGGCACCAAGCCAGTGTGCCACTTGAAGCTGACACCGTACCACCTCGAAGCCCTTCTCACGGAGGGTTGGGTCTGGTGCGGCGATGGGGTACTTCCAACCGAGGCCCGTCGAAAGGCTAAGGAGTTTTATCCCACATCGCGCCGCATCTTCGGCGATGCGGCGGGCGCTTCGCTCGTCTAACTGTAAAGAGACCTCGCCCTCTTCAGCCAAGTTTACCTCCACGCAATCGAACCCGGCCGCTTTGGCCATTTCAAACGCCCGATGGAGCGGCAGGCCGGAGGGCAACGACCAAGCATTGATGCCGATAAGAGGCATGAACGTATCTCCTTCCCTTGTTTGATCGGCATTTCGGCAAAGCAGCGCTCAATTCCTACCTTGCTTTTCACTGGCGCCCTTGCAGGAGGATAGACGTTTGAGCAAGAATTAACTTTGCAGTTCGTAGAAGGAGGGCCGGAATGATTGATGTGACCTGTGTAGGGGTGTTAGTTGCCGATGTGGTTGGGAAGCCCATCGATCGCTTCCCTGACAGAGGGAAGTTGGCTTTGGTGGAGCGGATCGAGCTGCACGCTGGAGGCGGGGTCTCCAATACCGGTACCGCGCTTGCGCGCTTAGGCATTTCGACGGCTGCCGTGGGAAAAGTAGGAAAGGACGGTTTTGGCGATTTTTTAACCCATCATCTTGCCGCACAGGGGCTTGATGTGTCGGGGATCGCGCGTGACGCACAGGAGGCCACCTCTTCAACCATGGTTTTGGTGCATAGCGACGGAGAGAGAAGTTTTCTGCACTATTTGGGAGCTAACGCCGCGCTTACTTTGGAGGATATTGATTTTCAAAAGATACAGCAAAGCCGTATCCTGCATATCGCCTATGCGTTTTTGCTGCCGGGGTTAGATGGTCATCCAATGGTAGATCTTCTGAAACGTTCGCGCGAAGCGGGAGTGCGCACGAGCCTCGATACGGCTTGGGACGCCAAGAACCGTTGGTTCTCCCTGATACAATCGTATCTGCCTTATGTAGACTACTTTGTGCCGAGTTGGGAAGAGGCGCGTAAAATGGCGGGAGATCGCGACGACCCACGAGATGTCGCCAAGTTTTTTCTCGATCATGGGGTACATATTGTGGGCTTGAAGTTGGGGGAAAGGGGCTGCTACATACGATCTGCTGAGGGCGAAGAGGTGCAGCTTCCTGCCTTTAAGGTGCCTGCTGTGGACGCACTAGGAGCGGGAGATGCATGGGTGGCCGGCTTTTTAGCCGGCGTGGTAAAACAGCTGGATTTGGAGCGCTGCGCCTGGCTTGGCAACGCGGTGGGGGCTTCTTGCGTAATGTCTCTCGGAGCGACGAGCGGAGTGCGTGGGTGGGAAGAGACCTTAGAGCTGATCCGCCAGCACGGCGGCCCAAACTTCGAGCGCTGAGATGCCTGCCGAATCGTCACTTCGCATCGCTATGTTCACGCCCTGGAAGGCGCAGTGCGGCATTAGCGATTACAGTCGCCATCTTGTAGAGGCTTTAAAAGCGCTTCCCGACGTGGAGGATGTGGTTATCGTGGAGCCGCCCAGCGATGCCGCTAAGCTCTCCACGTGGCAGGCGGTTTGGCGGCGAGGTGCACGCAGGCGGCTTTACCAATCCCTTGGGCAGCAGATGAGCCGGCAGGGCATCCATATCGCCCATATACAGCATCAGTATTTCTTTTTTGGCGGCGTCTCTCCTTTAAAGAATCGCTTTCTTGACTTCCTCCAGGCGGTTCGCCCTCCCGTTGTCATGACGGTACATGAGCTTGCATTGCCCCAAGATTCCTCCTTGTTGAGAAGGCTTGCACTGACTAAAGTGAACCGAGTCTCCTTTCTCGCACCAAACCTTCAACGCCTCGTGGTTCACACGGAGGCCGATCGCGTGGCGCTACAGAATATCGGGTGCGATCCGGATAAGGTAATACGCATGCCGCATCCCGTTCCTCCGGCCGCACCCATGCCCGATGCAGCGCAGGCTAAACGCGTCTTGAATCTGCAGGGAAAGCAGGTGCTCACCATTTTTGGCTTTATCTCTAAGAAAAAGGGGCATTTCGTGGCTCTGGAGGCGCTGCGTCAGTTGCCTCCCAATGTGGTGCTTCTCCTTGCTGGAGGCAGGCACCCGGACGACCGCACCGACTATGTAGACCAGATTTATCGGCGCGCTGAAGCGTGGAATTTAAGAGACCGCCTTGTAGTTACCGACTATCTGCCTGAGACCTCTATTCCCACTGTTATGGCGGCCACCGACATCGCCCTGGCACCCTACTTACAAACGTCAGGCTCCGGCTCCTTGGCCAATCTGCTTGCCTATGGACGCGCCATTGTGGCCTCTAACATTCCGCCACATATCGAGATCGCCGCCTCCACCGATCCTGCCTGCCTCCATCTCGTTACCGTAGGCAACCCCACGGCGTTGGCGCGAGCCGTGGAGGGACTGCTTGGCGACCCGCATGGCCTGCGGATGCTACAAGAGGCGGCGTTGCGGTATGCAAAAGCTCACCCCTATTTGCAGATGGCCCGCAATTTGGTGACGCTCTACCGGGACCTGCTGCGGAGATGAGCTAAAGTGAACAACCGTGTTGGCATAGATGGCCGAACCCTCACCGGCCCCTTTACGGGCGACCGCTCCTATTGGCGTGGCCTGCTCTCGGCCATCGCGCCGCTAGCTCCTGACCTTCAGTTTTATGTTTACAGCCATCGTCCGTTTCCTGCAGGTGTGCTCCCTCCTGCATCAAACCTTGTTTTGCGCGTGATCCCTTCCCGTAACGAGCGATTTTGGAGCCTGTTCACACTGCCGGCCTGCGCCCGAAATGACCGTTGTGCCCTGCTCCATGTGCAGTATAGCGTGCCTTTTGGCTGTTCCTGCCCGGTGATTACCACGGTGCACGATATCTCTTTCCGTCTCCACCCAGAATGGTTTCCATGGAAGCATCGCCTCCTGCTCAACATCGGGGTAGCGCTCGCTATAAGGCGCGCAACGAAAGTGATTACGGTATCTGAGACATCACGTCAGGACATCTTGCGTCTATACCAATGCCCTCCCGATCGGGTGGTGGCTATTCCCAATGCCATCTCCCCCCTCTTTTTTCAGCCTATTGCCGTTACAGAGGCGCAGCGTTTGGTGCAAGAAAAGTACGGGGTCTCCACCCCCTTCGTGCTTGCCGTGGGGGTTTTACAGCCAAGAAAGAATATCGAGACGCTTGCGGCCGCCTTTGGAATCGCCCATGCGAGATACGGCAAGCCCCTTGCCCTCGTGCTGGTGGGTAAGCAAGGATGGGGAGTTCAAGAGGAGACGATTCGCGCACGAGTGGCTCAATATGGCGGCGCCAGCGCTGCCGATTCCCTTGTGTTTACGGGTTATGTGCCGGATGAGGACTTGCCTTTCCTCTATACGGCCTGCACCGTTTTCGCCTATCCATCGCTTTATGAAGGCTTTGGCATCCCGCCACTCGAGGCCATGGCGTGCGGGGCACCGACTCTCGTGGCGCACGCGCCTCCCATGCCCGAGGTGGTGGATGAGGCAGCGCTCCTTATCTCTCCTAAAAATCCATGGGCATGGGCGGATGCTCTGCTTGCAGTGCTACAGGATGCAGACCTGCGAGATAGGCTGAGAGAAAAAGGGCCGATTCGCGCACGTTGTTTCTCCTGGGAAGAGAGTGCGCGTCGCACCTTGGTGCTCTATCGGCAGATACTCGCCACCGCATCTTCCTTAGCCTAGTTAGCAGAGACGACCCTTCCTCTGCCTGCTCCAAAATCCTCCCACCTCTGTACTTCAGTCACTATGCCTATTGGGCAGGGAGAATGTAGCTGGGAAAGTTCTGCAAAATTGGGACACAAGTACCAATAATCCCCTTATGAAGGATGCAGCCTAGTGGCTTTCGAGAGAGTTTCTCGAAAAAGCCTCTCTGCACCTCACTATTCAAGATGAACTCTGAGCGTTTCAAGGAGTAACGTTATGGAACGTGGGCTTTATGCCGCCGCTTCCGCCATGGTCGCTCAACAGACCATTCAAGACGTAATCGCGCAAAACGTTGCCAATGCGACGACGGTGGGTTATAAGCAGGACGTGCCCACTTTTCGTTCGCTCACGGCTTTGGAGCTTGAGCGTCTGAACGGAAATAGCTCCCAAGGGGTGCCCATCGGAGAGCTTGGAACGGGAGTGATGCCCGACCGGATCTATACGGACTGGAGCGTTGGCCCTATCGAGCAGACAGGCAATCCCTTGGATGCGAGCCTGGGTCAGGGGCTTTTCTTTGCGGTGAGCACTCCAGCCGGAGAACGCTACACGCGAGCTGGCAACTTCCGCTTAGATGGCCAAGGCAATCTCTATACGGCGGCCGGCTTTCCTGTGCTCGACGATCGGGGACAGCCGATCAACGTGGGACGCGGGCCGAACGTAGCGATTGACCGCATGGGCAATGTTACGGTGAACAACAAGCCGGTGGCGCGCTTACGCATTGTGCGCATTGACCCCAACTTTCTACAAAAGCAGGGCGATTCGCTTTTCGCCCTTGTCGGCGGCCCGGCGCCTGTTCAAGTAAATAACCCACAGGTGCTGCCAGGAACCCTGGAGCAATCCAACGTCAACGTGGTAACGGGTTTGGTGGACCTCATTGTTGTACAGCGCAACTACGAGATGGCTCAGAAGGCCATTCTCACCCAAGATGAGCTGTTAAAGCAGACCACCAATAATGTGGGCAGTGTTTCTTAGGTTACTTCTTAAGGTTTTCTTAGGCGTGCAAGCGTGCCTGGGAGCGCAAGCATCCCGCTTGCATCTATCTACGGCCGGACCTTCGGCATAGCGCGTGTCGAAGGAGGCCGTTCGCGCTCGTCCGATTGACAGCGCTCTACTCAACGCTTTTTAAGGGCATCTAGCCCCTAACAACTTTACATTTGGAGGAACGGCATCAACCATGGATCGCGCGCTTTTTACCGCCGCAACAGGGCTTGCGGCACAACAGCTTAGTCTCGACGTCATCGCCAACAACCTTGCCAACGTCAGCACGGTAGGCTTTAAGGCCAGCCGAGTGGACTTCGAGGACCTTATCTACCAAACCCCCCAGGAGCCAGGAACGCAGACCGGCCCGAACTCCATGCTGCCCACTGGTCAGCAGATAGGGCTTGGTGTCTCTTCTGGAACCACCACGACGGTAAATACACAAGGCACGTTCCAGCAGACAGGCCGGCAATACGACCTGGCCATCCAGGGAAACGGATACTTCAAAATTCTTATGCCAGATGGAACAACCGCCTACACCCGAGCGGGCAACTTCTCAGTGGACGGAACGGGCAAATTGGTTACACCAGATGGCTATGCGTTACAGCCGGAGATCGTGATACCGCCCGATGCGGTCTCCTTCTCTGTTAGCCCCGATGGGCAGGTAAGTGTACGACGCGCCGGCCAGCAGCAGCCCACCGTTGTGGGGCAGCTTCAGCTCACTACATTTGTGAACCCGGCCGGCCTCCGTGCGATGGGCGGCAACCTCTTCATGCCCACGCCGGCCTCTGGCCCAGCGGTAGACAGCACACCGGGAACACAGGGGGCGGGCACACTGCAACAAGGGGTCATCGAATCGTCCAACGTGGATATCGTCTCCGAGATGGTGCGGATGATCATTCTGCAACGGGCTTACGAGACAAACTCGAAGGTCATTCAATCCGCCGACAGCATGCTCGGCATTGCAAACTCTATCAAGCAGGGCTAGTGGTATGAAGCGATGCACGTTCTTTCTGGGCCTTTGGCTCGTGTGCGGATTTCATAGCACGGGATATGCTGCCAAAAAGCCTGACAAGTCCGCGCCCACGGGAGTCACCATCGTTGCCAAAGCAGAAAGTGTTGTGAGCGGCAGCCTTATTCACGTGGGTGACATCGCCACCATTCAAGGCGGAAGCCCTACGTTACAGCAGGCCATCGCTGCCGTTGTCGTTGGAGTAGCACCGCTTCCTGGACTGTCGCGCTCGATCATGGCGGGCGATATATTAGTTCATCTGCGTGAAGCGCAGTTGGCCAGTCCTTCCATCCACATCAAAGCGCCAACCATGATTTTGGTGCGACGTGCCGCCAACAATGTGGCGGCCAACCAGATCGTGCAGGTCGCTTTAGCCGCCGCGCAAAAGGCTGTTCAGGGCATTGCAGGGGCCGTGATCGTGCCCGATCCTGTGGAAGGGAATATGGTGCTGCCAACAGGGCAGCTTCAGATAGTCGCCGGCCAGGTAGGCGGCGACCCTGGCCTCGGAACGCTCTTCGTGCCCGTTAACCTTTATGTGGACGACAAACTCGTGCAGGCCACCACCGTGACGTTTCATGTTCATCGAAGGTTGCAGGCCCTGGTGGCGAATCGAACGCTTGAACCGCGGGATATCCTGCAACCCGACGATGTTTCGCTGGTGACCGTAGACCTCCCTCCTGGTTTTAACGACCCCATCACCGACGCCAAGGAGGCGATAGGAAAGCGGGCCACACGCCGCATTTTGGCCGGCGCGCCCATCCCAGCATCCGCTCTGGAGGTGCCGCCGGTAGTGCAGGCTGGAAATATCATCACCGTGCTATACGTTGTGGGGCAGGCGCGCATTACCGCCTATGGCACCGCACAACAGTCGGCACGAATAGGCGATACCATCCACGTCTACATCACCTCAACTCATAAGATCATTGATGCGGTTGTGCTAGATGCGCATACCGCGGAGGTGATGAACAACTGATGAAAGGAGCTACAAAGATGCGACGAAGCTTTCGGTGCTTTTTGGCTTTTGCTATTTTCGTGTTGGGACTGTCGCTAGCAGCCCCTCGAGTAAAGGCGCAGTCGCTCTTCCCAGTAAAAGAAGCCAACGAGGAGCTTAAAGGAAGCAGCAGTGCCTCCGCCGCCTCTCTTTTCAGCGACCTTCGTGCCCACAACGTTGGCGATGTCCTCACCATCACGGTAGCGGAGAGCACAACGGCCCAAACCACGGCGAGCACCAAGGCCTCACAAACCGATTCGGTAGATGCTTTTGGTGGGACAGGGCTTATCCACAACTTTTTCCGTAGCTTGGCTCTCTCGGCCTCGAACTCGCGTAACGCCACAGGCGATGGCACCACATCGCGCTCCGGCACGTTTGTAACGACGCTGTCGGTGCGCGTAAAGAAGGTGCTCCCGAACGGGACACTGCTTGTGGAGGGCTCCCGCGTGATGAAAATCAACAAAGAGACTCAGAAGATCACCTTTACAGGCATCGTACGTCCAGAGGACATTGGGCCTGACAATACGGTGCCTTCAAGCCTAGTAGCCGATGTAAAGGTTGCCTACGATGGTAAAGGGATCGTGGGGGATACCCAGCATGAAGGCATTCTTACACGCATCTTTCGCTTCCTCTTTTAGGCACGAAGAAGCACGAATGGAGTAATGAGGCAAAAAGAGATGGCACGACTTATCGTTCTATGGGTTGCTGGGGTAATGGCATTTGGGCTTTGTACCGCCGCCTGGGCCGATGCACCGCCCTCCAACGCTCCCGCTCAAAATACCTTGAAGCCCTCAGCGCCTACGTCCGCCCCCGCAGAGGCAACGGCCAACGCCGGTTTCGTTCCTATCAACGGGCTGACACGGGTGAAAGATATCGCGAACCTACAGGGGGTACGAGGAAACCAGCTCATCGGCTACGGTCTTGTCGTGGGGCTGGAAGGCACCGGCGACGGACAGACCACCCAGTTTACGCAAGCCTCGCTGGTAAATATGCTGCGACGCTTTGGAATCGATGTGCCTGCCTCGACCGTAATGGTCAAAAATGTGGCGGCCGTTATGGTGACAGCCGACTTGCCTCCTTTCGTGAAGCCGGGTAGCCGCATTGATGTGGTGGTCTCCTCGATGGGCGACGCCAAATCGCTACAGGGGGGCACGCTTCTACAGACGCCCCTGCGTGCCGCCAACGGCCAAATCTACGCGGTAGCGCAAGGCCCTATTTCCATCGGGGGCTTTAACTATGAGGCGGGCGGCTCCAAAGTGCAGAAGAACGATGTCAACGTGGGGCGCATACCCGGAGGAGCCTATGTAGAGCAGGCCGTGCCGATGTCGCTAAGCCAAGATGGCACCACATTGGAGTTCACCCTGCAATCGCCAGACTTTACGACGGCAAGCCGTATGGCCAACGCCATTCGCCAGCAGCTCAATGTAAGCACATTAGCGGAGGATGGTGCCACCGTGGAGGTGGTGGTACCGAACCAATGGCGGCAGAACCTCGTGGGCTTCATCTCCAAAGTGGAAGAGGTGACCCTCACGCCGGATGTGGTGGCGCGAATCGTGGTGGATGAGCGCACCGGTACGGTGGTGATAGGTGGCAATGTGCGGCTTGGCACCGGGGCTGTGGCGCACGGCGATATCAATGTAGAGGTGAGCAATACGCCTGTGGTGGTGCCGCCCCCTCCCTTTTCGGTCAACCCACCGCCAGCTACCGTGGTGCCGTTGAAGAGCACCCAAGCCACCGAGCATGGTGGGCAGCTCGCCGTTATTCCGCAAACAACAACGGTAGACCAGCTCGTGCATGCCCTCAATGCGCTAGGAGTGACTCCGCGCGACCTCATCGCCATTCTCCAAGGCATGCGTGCGGCCGGCATGATCCAGGCCGAGATAGATATTCAGTAAGGAGTGCCATTATGGATACAGTGTCCTCGCCAACATCGGCTGTTTCGACGACGCAGGGAGCTACCCCTCTACAGCAACAACAGGCGCGACTGAAGAAAGCGACGCAGGAGTTCGAGGCGCTCTTTCTCACCACACTGCTGCGCCCGACTTTGAAAGAGATGGTGGGCGGCGATTCGCTTTCTGACAACAGCTATGAGATGGGCTACTACCAAGATATGATGGAGCATCGCCTTGCCGAAGTGCTCGCCAAGAACGGTGGTTTAGGCCTAGCAAAGACGCTCTATAACGAGCTTGCACCCCATCTTCGTGGGGTGAGCACCAACGCGGAAAGGAAGAAGTAGCCACCAATGCCGACAACATCCCCTGGACACTTGGCAACAAGCCTGCGTAAGGTGCTGCAACGCCAACTTGTGCTGTCGCAGCAACTGCTCGAACTTGCCAAAGAGCAGAATGCCGCACTTGTGAAAAACGATATCGCCCTGCTGCAGCAGTTGAATGAGCGACAGCAGACCTGTCTAAGCGAACAAGAGGCGCTCGAGCGCACCCGTGTGGAGATCGCGTGCAAGTTGGGCAAGGCGTTTGGGCTAAAAGGGGTTCCGCCGCTGCAGCAGCTCTTACCGCATTTGACAAAATCCGACCAGGAGGCGCTGCTCGCACTGCGAGGGGAACTGTTTCGCGTGCATGACGAGATAACGGCCGTGCATGAGCGCAACCGCCTACTGCTTCGTAACGGCCTCAACTACATCGTCTTTAGTTTACGCCTGCTCACTGCGGCTGCACTTCAGCCAGCCCGCTATGGAACGAATCTTAATGAAGTGGTGACACCCAGTTTTTACATAGACAGCAAGGCCTAAAGGCTTTGCATGTGTTCTCAAACTTATGGACGCACGGAAGCGTTAGGGCCAAAAACACGGTTGGCCTACATCCTTCAAGGAGAAGAAACCATGCCATCTAGCTTTTTCGGATTAGAGATCGGTTATTCGGCGCTGGCCTCCAGCCAGATCGCCCTCGATGTCGTTTCGAACAACGTGTCGAACATCAACACTCCTGGCTATGCACGGGAAACGGTAACCTTCGATGAGACCGATCCGTTTACCTTGCCTGGACTCGACAGTTTCTCGCCAGGGCAACTGGGGACAGGTACCACGATCACAGCCATCAACGAGGTGCGAGATCAGTTTCTTGATCGTCAAATTTTGGCGGCCAACTCCGATCAAAGCGCCTATAACACGCTTCAGCAGGTGCTTGGTCAGGCACAAACGGCCTTCTCCGAGCCTAGCTCGAGCGGCATAGGACAGCAGCTAACAAACTTCTTTAACGCCTTTAGCAATCTCGCCGCTAATCCAGAGGACCCCGGCATTCGCGCCACCGTTGTCAACCAAGCGGTAACCCTTACCAATGCATTCCATAACGTGAGCAATTCGCTGAGCCAACTGCTACCTAACCTCAATTCGCGCATTCAGATGGATGTACAGCAGCTCAATAGCATCACAACGCAGATCGCCACTCTGAACCATCAGATCGGGGTGAGCATCGCTGCGGGGCAACATCCAAACGATCTGATTGACAAGCGTAGCGCGTTGCTTTCTCAGCTTAGCGGCTTGGTGAACCTTCAGATTGTGGACGAGGTCAACCCTCAAACCGGGCAACCTAACGGGGAGATAGATGTGCATGTGGGAGGGTTTACTCTTGTTCAAGGCGATACCGCGGAGCCGCTTTCTTATACCTCAACCTCGGTCGGCAGTGCCAACACATTGGGGCTTGTGGACTCACAAGGAAACGCCATCCCACTTTTAGGGGGTGAGATTTACGGCCTTTTGAAGGCATCGGCGATGGTTCAGGGCTATCAGAGCCAGCTCGATACCCTTGCCTATAACCTCATCAACGCGGTGAATAGCATCCATCAAACGGGCATGGGGTTAGATGGCTCTACCGGCACCCTCTTCTTCTCTTCACCGCCTCCCCCTCCAGGTACCGGTGCGGCCGCCTCTATCTCGGTGAATTCGGCTATTATCGCCGACCCTCAAAAGATCGCAGCGGCCTCGGTTCCCACGCCACCCAATCCACTCGCACCAGGAAACGGGGATGTGGCAAGCCAAATTGCCAACCTGGCTAACACGGCCGTTATCGGCGGCGCCTCGTTAAACGATTACTATAATGCGCTGATATCCACGATTGGCTCGGACACGCAGACGGCGCAATCGCAAGCCAATAACCAACAGCAGATCGTCTCGCAGTTGCAAAGTCAACAACAGTCGGTTTCGGGTGTGAACCTGGATGAGGAGCTAACCAACATGCTGCAGTACCAGCGAACCTACCAGGCGGCGGCACGGGTGATCAATATGGCCGATGCCTTCCTA of Chthonomonas calidirosea T49 contains these proteins:
- a CDS encoding glycosyltransferase family 4 protein, with the translated sequence MNNRVGIDGRTLTGPFTGDRSYWRGLLSAIAPLAPDLQFYVYSHRPFPAGVLPPASNLVLRVIPSRNERFWSLFTLPACARNDRCALLHVQYSVPFGCSCPVITTVHDISFRLHPEWFPWKHRLLLNIGVALAIRRATKVITVSETSRQDILRLYQCPPDRVVAIPNAISPLFFQPIAVTEAQRLVQEKYGVSTPFVLAVGVLQPRKNIETLAAAFGIAHARYGKPLALVLVGKQGWGVQEETIRARVAQYGGASAADSLVFTGYVPDEDLPFLYTACTVFAYPSLYEGFGIPPLEAMACGAPTLVAHAPPMPEVVDEAALLISPKNPWAWADALLAVLQDADLRDRLREKGPIRARCFSWEESARRTLVLYRQILATASSLA
- a CDS encoding metal-dependent transcriptional regulator — protein: METQSHLPGQSVEDYLKAIYNMEFEGLSANTADLASRLNVSAPAVSKMLRRLTELQLVEHTPYHAIQLTERGRKVALEIIRHHRLLERYLVDALGYSWEEVHAEAERLEHHISEDFESRIDDLLGHPTTCPHGAPIPSRNLMVTPSTGRPLSEMAIPGRYIVDQVVDEDPVLLRYLKERDLVPGSVVALLEREPFGGDFTAKVGQHTVRIAPKAAAQVFVLPFAEPTKQHRQDKKEEE
- a CDS encoding glycosyltransferase, with the protein product MPAESSLRIAMFTPWKAQCGISDYSRHLVEALKALPDVEDVVIVEPPSDAAKLSTWQAVWRRGARRRLYQSLGQQMSRQGIHIAHIQHQYFFFGGVSPLKNRFLDFLQAVRPPVVMTVHELALPQDSSLLRRLALTKVNRVSFLAPNLQRLVVHTEADRVALQNIGCDPDKVIRMPHPVPPAAPMPDAAQAKRVLNLQGKQVLTIFGFISKKKGHFVALEALRQLPPNVVLLLAGGRHPDDRTDYVDQIYRRAEAWNLRDRLVVTDYLPETSIPTVMAATDIALAPYLQTSGSGSLANLLAYGRAIVASNIPPHIEIAASTDPACLHLVTVGNPTALARAVEGLLGDPHGLRMLQEAALRYAKAHPYLQMARNLVTLYRDLLRR
- a CDS encoding carbohydrate kinase family protein, whose amino-acid sequence is MIDVTCVGVLVADVVGKPIDRFPDRGKLALVERIELHAGGGVSNTGTALARLGISTAAVGKVGKDGFGDFLTHHLAAQGLDVSGIARDAQEATSSTMVLVHSDGERSFLHYLGANAALTLEDIDFQKIQQSRILHIAYAFLLPGLDGHPMVDLLKRSREAGVRTSLDTAWDAKNRWFSLIQSYLPYVDYFVPSWEEARKMAGDRDDPRDVAKFFLDHGVHIVGLKLGERGCYIRSAEGEEVQLPAFKVPAVDALGAGDAWVAGFLAGVVKQLDLERCAWLGNAVGASCVMSLGATSGVRGWEETLELIRQHGGPNFER
- a CDS encoding MFS transporter, which produces MSIETETQAETTPQRLSNTVIALGFVSLFMDISTEMAYTQIPRFLTLVLGVPASIVGLIEGLAESVASLFRLVSGYLSDRSGRRKPLTVFGYGSSALAKPLMASVTLWPVALLLRLIDRLGKGIRTAPRDALITEATPMALRGRAFGLHRAMDTIGAVIGPLLGILILNAIRGNLSHQLRTIFLLAGIPGLLAVLTLLLFVHEKPSSTYQKPATALSLPKWSELSPLYRRFLVIVFLFNLGNFSDAFLLLRAQDIGYSATGVMALYALFNVVEVLLDYNIGILGDRIGRRPLVIAGYLVFAVVYLGIGLAPSKAILAVFFVVYGLYYALTQGVQRAFTADFSDPDKLATQIGAYHMVVGIALLPASLIAGALYQYRAFLPFVLGASLACLSALLLANLPSPNTNGG
- a CDS encoding sugar phosphate isomerase/epimerase family protein, with the protein product MPLIGINAWSLPSGLPLHRAFEMAKAAGFDCVEVNLAEEGEVSLQLDERSARRIAEDAARCGIKLLSLSTGLGWKYPIAAPDPTLREKGFEVVRCQLQVAHWLGADTALVVPGVVTPDSPYDVVYRLTLEGLKRLAPEAERFGVHIGVENVWNRFLLSPLEFAQLLDTIAHPYVGAYFDVGNVLAFGYPDQWIRILNKRIRKVHVKDFRTTIGNINGFCNPAQGDVPWERVGIALQEIGYDGPITAEVEGYRTLQTLGLKHIAETLRLLFTPAKGAEV